A single region of the Salvia miltiorrhiza cultivar Shanhuang (shh) chromosome 8, IMPLAD_Smil_shh, whole genome shotgun sequence genome encodes:
- the LOC130998135 gene encoding uncharacterized protein LOC130998135: MAHGKSNKFDKTRRSWSTREEEVLLAAMKELVVQGWKSDNGFRAGYLGKLEESIKKVFPGTDLKGIPHIHSRISTWKRNYNSLQLILGKTGAGFNVDGKHMIDIDIEEWDEIMKSDPNARSMRTKSWPYLEAWKEIFGKDRATGLGAEDAVDAVNKMQNGDEDEDDNDGTKGDYYPHFDTDVHSEAADASVSQPAKMGGAARASSKKRSSEQAFDCLCQVISDLSKGANERMDMISSRIGYKQDLGQARKEVFNQLSNMPTLTMDDKFDAYEILTGDKQALELFMALLPDAKLQYVVRILMNKKL; the protein is encoded by the exons ATGGCGCATGGCAAGTCCAACAAATTCGATAAAACACGACGTAGTTGGTCAACGAGAGAAGAGGAGGTGCTACTTGCAGCAATGAAAGAACTTGTGGTGCAAGGTTGGAAGTCGGATAACGGATTCAGGGCTGGGTATCTCGGAAAGCTAGAAGAGTCGATAAAGAAAGTGTTTCCAGGGACGGATCTGAAAGGTATACCACATATCCATTCGAGAATTTCAACGTGGAAAAGGAACTACAATTCTCTGCAGCTTATTTTAGGGAAGACTGGGGCTGGTTTTAACGTCGATGGTAAGCACATGATCGACATTGATATTGAGGAATGGGATGAGATTATGAAG AGTGACCCCAACGCACGCTCGATGCGTACTAAGAGTTGGCCCTATTTAGAGGCATGGAAGGAGATATTCGGAAAGGACCGGGCTACTGGATTGGGGGCGGAAGATGCCGTGGACGCAGTTAATAAAATGCAAAACGgggatgaagatgaagatgataatGATGGAACAAAAGGCGATTACTATCCCCATTTTGATACAGATGTCCATAGCGAAGCAGCTGATGCTAGTGTGAGTCAGCCTGCCAAGATGGGAGGTGCTGCAAGAGCCTCGAGTAAGAAACGTAGCTCTGAACAAGCGTTCGATTGTCTCTGCCAAGTGATAAGCGACCTCAGCAAGGGTGCCAATGAGAGAATGGACATGATATCATCGCGCATTGGGTATAAGCAGGACTTGGGGCAGGCTAGGAAAGAAGTCTTCAATCAATTGAGCAACATGCCTACTTTGACCATGGATGACAAATTTGATGCATACGAAATCTTGACAGGTGACAAGCAAGCCCTTGAATTGTTTATGGCACTTCTTCCTGACGCAAAGCTGCAGTATGTAGTACGTATACTCATGAACAAAAAGCTCTAG